The nucleotide sequence CCATGAAGGCTTCAGGACCCATACGGCCCTCCACGATGACTTCGACGCCGGGAGTGAATGTGTCGGGAACCACGCCGGTGTAATCCACGCGCATGGTCTTTGCGGGGTCGTCCTTGTCGGCCAGGGTGAATACTGCCCCGAGCCCGCCTTCCTTGCGCGAAAGGTCGTCGGGCAGCACTTGGCCGAACAGCCGGGCCTGCTTCAACTCGCCCTTGGCCTCAACGGCCAGCGCCTCGGAGACGTTGACGAAATAGACGCTGTCGCCGGTCAGCCCGGAGAACAACAGCCAGCCGAACCCCGTCAGGAACAGGGCGGCGGCGACGAGATAGATGGACTTGCTTGAACGCTTGGCCATGTATGTCCTCCGAAGGATATCACGATCTGGACTGGGTCAGGGTCTTGCGCCGTCGGCGGGCCAGTTCGCGCATGTCGGCCACCTGGTCGGTCTCGTCGACGATTTCCTTGCCCAATATTTCCTCCAGCACGTCTTCCAACGTAATAACGCCAGAAAAACCTCCGTACTCGTCGAGCACGACGAACAGGTGCGTGCGGGATTCGAGGAACTTAATAAGCGCACGGTCCAGGGTCAAGGATTCCAGGATAAATTCCACCGGTTTCATGAGTTGGGCCAGGGTCGCGCCGTGGCGGTCCTTGGCCAAGGCTTCGAGCACCTCGCGGCGGTAGACCAGCCCGACGATGTCTTCGGAGTCGTCCTCCCAGACGGGCACGCGGCTGTGCGGCCACATGCCGTCCTCGCGCATGGCCTCGGACACGCTGAGATTCGCGGGCCGGGAAAAGACCACCGTGCGCGGGGTCATGACGTCTTCAACGCGCTTTTTATCCAGGGTCAGGATGTTGCGGATGGACAGTTCCTCGTAGGGTTTGAGAAGCCCGGCCTTGCGCGTCAGGCTGACGATGGCCTTGATGTCCTCTTCCGTGGTCTGCGGGCCGCCGCTCTTGTCCTTGAGAAAACCCACCACGAAGCCCAGCAGCCAGGTGACGGGCGAGAAAACGCGCACCATCCATCTGATGGGCCAGGCCAGCACCGGAGCCACTTGGCGGCAGTAAAGCACGCCGATGGTTTTGGGAATGATTTCGCCGAAGATCAGGATGATGACCGTAAAGACGATGGCGAAGAACAGCAGGTTCTGCGTCCCGAAGACGCCCGCCGCAGCCGCCCCGGCCACGGAGGCTCCGGCCGTGTTGGCCACGGTGTTCAGAGTCAGGATGGCGGAAATGGGCTTCTCGATGTCCTGGCGCAACTCGTAAAGGACGTCTCCCGAGCGACGCTTTTCGCGGCGCAGCCCCTCGATCTTGGCCCAGGATATGGAATACAGCGCGGCTTCGCTCAGCGAGCAAAAGAAGGAGATGAGCGTGGCGAGCCCCACGGCGAGGATAAGTACCAGCATGTTCGATCCGGACCGCACACGGGAAATCCTTGCTGCGGCTCGAACCGAAGCCACTAGCAGACGGACGGGCTTCCCGCAAGCACCCGCGCCTTGACCGCGCGGGGCCAAATGGCGCATACCTGCCCCACCCATGGACTCGCGAAAAACTCCGCCCACCGGCCCCTTTTCCCGCATCGCCCTGTGGCAGACCGCCTTTCTGGGCGACGCAGTGCTCACGCTGCCCCTAGCCGCGACGCTCAAGCGCGCTTGGCCCAGTGCCGAGATGACTTTTTTCGTGCGCAAGGGCCTTGGCGGCCTCTTTTCCGCTCAGCCCGAGTTCTCGCGCGTCGTGGAGATCGACAAACGCGGCGCGGACAAGGGGATTGCCGGGGCCATCCGCCTGGGACGCATGCTGCGCGGCCAGGGATTCGACCTCATGGTCTCGGCCCACACGAGCCTTCGCAGCGCCCTGGTGGCCCTGTCCTCGGGCATCGCCACGCGCGTGGGTTACGACGCGCCGCTCTTCAACCGCCTGGCCTACACCCGCGCTGTGCCGCGCCGTTTCGAGGAATTGGACGAGATCGAACGGCTGCTCGGCCTGGCCGAGGCGCTGGGGCTTCACGATCACGCCGCCTGGCCCGGCCTCGTCCTGCCGGACGCGGCGCTTCGCGAGGCCGAGGCGCTCCTTCACGGCCTGAGCGGGCCGCTGATCGGCCTGCACCCAGGCTCGGTCTGGCCCACCAAACGCTGGCCCGCACCGCATTTCGCGCGGCTGGCCGATCTTTGCCTCACGGCCGGGTTCACGGTCCTGCTCTTCGCCGGCCCGGGCGAGGAGGACACGGCGCGCGCCGTGCGCGCGGCCATGCGCGGCAAAGACAGCGCCGGGTTGACGGACTTCTCCGGCAGGCTCTCCCTGCCCGTGCTCGCTGCCGTGCTCGGCAGGCTCGACGCCTACGCCACCAACGACTCCGGCCCCATGCACCTGGCCTGGGCGCAAAAGACGCCCGTGGCCGCCTTCTTCGGCCCCACGGTGCGCTCGCTGGGGTTCTTCCCGCGCGGCCGGAGCCGCGTGCTGGAAACGCCCCTGCCCTGCCGCCCCTGCGGCCTGCACGGCCACAAGACGTGCCCCGAAGGGCACCACCGCTGCATGACCGATGTCACGCCCGAGGAGGCCTTCGCCGTGGTGCGCGATCTCGTGGAGCAGGGCCGGGAGGACGCCCGGTGAGCGAAAAACCGAACCGGTCCGTGGACGCCGTGGCCGTTCGCCTCGGCGCGCTCGGCGACGTGGTGCTGACCACGGGCGTTCTGGACTACTGGGGCCGCACCCGGGACATGCGCTTTTGCGTCGTGACCCGCGCCCGCTTCGCGCCGGTCTTCGAGGGCCACCCGGCCGTGGCCGAGGTGGTGGCCCTTGACGAGGCCAAGGTGCGCTCGG is from Alkalidesulfovibrio alkalitolerans DSM 16529 and encodes:
- a CDS encoding cytochrome c maturation protein CcmE, whose amino-acid sequence is MAKRSSKSIYLVAAALFLTGFGWLLFSGLTGDSVYFVNVSEALAVEAKGELKQARLFGQVLPDDLSRKEGGLGAVFTLADKDDPAKTMRVDYTGVVPDTFTPGVEVIVEGRMGPEAFMATTLMTKCPSKYEKIREEEKASLKG
- a CDS encoding hemolysin family protein produces the protein MLVLILAVGLATLISFFCSLSEAALYSISWAKIEGLRREKRRSGDVLYELRQDIEKPISAILTLNTVANTAGASVAGAAAAGVFGTQNLLFFAIVFTVIILIFGEIIPKTIGVLYCRQVAPVLAWPIRWMVRVFSPVTWLLGFVVGFLKDKSGGPQTTEEDIKAIVSLTRKAGLLKPYEELSIRNILTLDKKRVEDVMTPRTVVFSRPANLSVSEAMREDGMWPHSRVPVWEDDSEDIVGLVYRREVLEALAKDRHGATLAQLMKPVEFILESLTLDRALIKFLESRTHLFVVLDEYGGFSGVITLEDVLEEILGKEIVDETDQVADMRELARRRRKTLTQSRS
- a CDS encoding glycosyltransferase family 9 protein, translated to MDSRKTPPTGPFSRIALWQTAFLGDAVLTLPLAATLKRAWPSAEMTFFVRKGLGGLFSAQPEFSRVVEIDKRGADKGIAGAIRLGRMLRGQGFDLMVSAHTSLRSALVALSSGIATRVGYDAPLFNRLAYTRAVPRRFEELDEIERLLGLAEALGLHDHAAWPGLVLPDAALREAEALLHGLSGPLIGLHPGSVWPTKRWPAPHFARLADLCLTAGFTVLLFAGPGEEDTARAVRAAMRGKDSAGLTDFSGRLSLPVLAAVLGRLDAYATNDSGPMHLAWAQKTPVAAFFGPTVRSLGFFPRGRSRVLETPLPCRPCGLHGHKTCPEGHHRCMTDVTPEEAFAVVRDLVEQGREDAR